In one window of Streptomyces sp. FXJ1.172 DNA:
- a CDS encoding MFS transporter, which translates to MNRRWTLASSVAGAVAVALDGTVLTVAQPRLQRELGATFAEVQWTSTAYLVAVASLLVFAGRLGDRYGHRRVFGLGMLGFGAASAGIGLAPGVGWVIGLRAVQGVFGALLQPATLGMLRAAFPPPVLARPLAVRTAAIGLAAATGPLVGGALVTHLGWRAVFFVNVLPALAFGLPAVLRPGRSPAGARGGLDVPGAVLLALTLACLVHALTAGAVSWAGLVLAGAAGAVLVRHERRTACPLLPPGVVGSRAVGAAIGVLVAVSASMFGTLFVVTYVLQRGLGLDPLESAVRSLPLAVLMVGSAALCPVLLRRFGARGTTGAATAVLAAGVLVLSRAGSAPVFGCGFALLGAGFGAVMVAATHVVVTEAEAAVAGVAGGLQQTALNVGPAVGVAAASALLGAGTGPALLALAALAGLGVPSARALPGAVGVASVTPAAEDHLPDGVPARR; encoded by the coding sequence GTGAACCGGCGGTGGACGCTCGCGAGCAGTGTGGCGGGAGCGGTGGCCGTCGCCCTGGACGGTACGGTCCTCACGGTCGCGCAGCCGCGTCTGCAAAGGGAGTTGGGCGCGACGTTCGCCGAGGTGCAGTGGACCAGTACGGCGTATCTGGTCGCGGTGGCGAGCCTGCTGGTGTTCGCGGGACGGCTCGGTGACCGCTACGGGCACCGGCGGGTGTTCGGGCTCGGGATGCTGGGGTTCGGGGCGGCGTCGGCGGGCATCGGTCTCGCGCCCGGTGTGGGGTGGGTGATCGGACTGCGGGCGGTGCAGGGGGTGTTCGGGGCGCTGTTGCAGCCGGCCACGCTGGGCATGCTGCGGGCCGCGTTCCCGCCTCCTGTGCTGGCGAGGCCGCTCGCCGTGCGGACGGCGGCGATCGGGCTGGCGGCGGCAACGGGGCCGCTCGTGGGCGGGGCGCTGGTGACGCATCTGGGCTGGCGGGCGGTGTTCTTCGTGAACGTGCTGCCCGCGCTCGCCTTCGGTCTGCCGGCTGTGCTGCGCCCAGGTCGGTCACCGGCCGGCGCCCGGGGCGGGCTGGACGTGCCGGGTGCGGTGCTGCTCGCGCTCACCCTGGCCTGCCTGGTGCACGCGCTGACGGCCGGGGCCGTCTCCTGGGCCGGTCTCGTGCTCGCCGGGGCCGCAGGCGCCGTCCTCGTCCGGCACGAGCGGCGTACGGCGTGTCCGCTGCTGCCGCCGGGCGTGGTCGGCTCGCGGGCGGTAGGGGCGGCGATCGGCGTCCTGGTGGCGGTGTCGGCATCCATGTTCGGCACCCTCTTCGTGGTCACGTACGTGCTCCAACGCGGCCTCGGCCTCGATCCGTTGGAGAGCGCGGTGCGCAGTCTGCCGCTGGCGGTGCTGATGGTGGGCTCCGCCGCGCTGTGCCCGGTGCTGCTGCGCCGGTTCGGGGCGCGCGGTACGACGGGGGCGGCGACGGCCGTGCTCGCGGCCGGAGTTCTGGTGCTGTCCCGGGCCGGGTCCGCGCCGGTGTTCGGCTGTGGGTTCGCGCTGCTGGGCGCCGGGTTCGGGGCGGTGATGGTGGCGGCCACCCATGTGGTCGTGACCGAGGCGGAGGCGGCCGTGGCGGGGGTCGCGGGCGGGCTCCAGCAGACCGCGCTGAACGTGGGGCCGGCCGTGGGCGTGGCCGCCGCGAGCGCGCTGCTGGGCGCCGGGACCGGGCCGGCGCTGCTCGCCTTGGCGGCCCTCGCCGGGCTGGGCGTGCCGTCGGCCCGGGCGCTGCCCGGGGCGGTCGGCGTCGCGTCGGTCACACCGGCTGCCGAAGATCACCTTCCGGACGGTGTTCCTGCGCGACGATGA
- a CDS encoding PPOX class F420-dependent oxidoreductase — MTDDSTHDALTELLSAGNGGILVTLKQDGRPQLSNVSHAYYPDERTIRISVTDDRAKTRNLRRDPRASYHVTSADRWAYTVAEGTAELSPVAQDPHDETVEELIRLYRDVLGEHPDWDDYRAAMVRDRRLVVRLRVERVYGIPKKE; from the coding sequence ATGACCGACGACTCCACTCACGACGCGCTGACCGAACTGCTCTCCGCAGGCAACGGCGGCATCCTGGTCACCCTCAAGCAGGACGGCCGCCCCCAGCTGTCCAACGTCAGCCACGCCTACTATCCCGACGAACGCACCATCCGCATCTCGGTCACCGACGACCGCGCCAAGACCCGCAACCTGCGCCGCGACCCCCGCGCCTCCTACCACGTCACCAGCGCCGACCGCTGGGCGTACACCGTCGCAGAGGGCACGGCCGAACTGAGCCCGGTCGCCCAGGACCCGCACGACGAGACGGTCGAGGAACTCATCCGGCTCTACCGCGACGTCCTCGGCGAACACCCCGACTGGGACGACTACCGGGCGGCGATGGTCCGCGACCGCCGACTGGTGGTACGGCTGCGGGTGGAGCGGGTGTACGGGATCCCGAAGAAGGAGTGA
- a CDS encoding serine hydrolase domain-containing protein, giving the protein MAQLLRQEVDPGEAGLDGKALDRLDRYFADHVDAGRLPGFLLALSRGGRVAHLTTYGRRDVAAGLPVAPDTLWRIYSMTKPVTAVAVLLLVEEGRLGLDDPLERHLPEFAGPRVYEGGSGAGVRTRPAAGPVLLRHLLTHTAGLTFGFYHTHPVDALYRASGLEYSVPPGADLAETVEVYARMPLQFEPGTQWNYSVASNVLGRVIEVVSGQPLDAFFAERILGPLGMTDTGFHIAAEQAPRLAELYRETDEGGIAPVPGLPVRGRPRFLSGSGGLVSSAYDFHRFMEMLRRGGELDGVRLLSADGVALMTRNQLPGGATVRAFGAPVHQEPGNDGLGFGLGVSVVVDPSRTLAPSSLGAYGWTGAATTAFWVDPAHELTVQFMTQVRPKTLKVFPQLRRLVSETMVG; this is encoded by the coding sequence ATGGCACAGCTGCTGCGACAGGAAGTCGACCCGGGTGAGGCGGGGTTGGACGGGAAAGCGCTCGACCGCCTGGACCGGTACTTCGCCGACCACGTCGACGCGGGGCGGCTGCCCGGTTTTCTGCTGGCCCTGTCCCGCGGGGGGCGCGTCGCGCACCTCACGACGTACGGGCGGCGCGATGTCGCGGCCGGTCTGCCGGTCGCGCCGGACACGCTGTGGCGGATCTACTCGATGACCAAGCCGGTCACCGCCGTCGCGGTGCTGCTGCTGGTGGAGGAGGGCCGGCTCGGCCTGGACGATCCGCTCGAGCGCCATCTGCCGGAGTTCGCCGGCCCGCGGGTGTACGAGGGCGGTTCGGGCGCCGGGGTGCGCACCCGTCCGGCCGCCGGGCCGGTCCTCCTGCGCCATCTGCTCACCCACACCGCCGGGCTGACGTTCGGCTTCTACCACACGCACCCGGTCGACGCCCTGTACCGCGCGTCGGGTCTGGAGTACTCGGTGCCACCGGGCGCCGATCTGGCCGAGACGGTCGAGGTGTACGCGCGGATGCCGCTGCAGTTCGAGCCGGGCACGCAGTGGAACTACTCGGTCGCCTCGAACGTACTGGGCCGGGTGATCGAGGTGGTGTCCGGGCAGCCGCTCGACGCGTTCTTCGCCGAGCGGATCCTCGGTCCGCTCGGCATGACCGACACGGGGTTCCACATCGCGGCCGAACAGGCGCCCCGGCTGGCCGAGTTGTACCGGGAGACGGACGAGGGCGGGATCGCGCCGGTGCCGGGGCTGCCGGTGCGCGGCCGGCCGCGGTTCCTGTCGGGCAGCGGCGGCCTGGTCTCCTCTGCGTACGACTTCCACCGGTTCATGGAGATGCTGCGCCGGGGCGGCGAACTGGACGGCGTCCGGCTGCTGTCGGCGGACGGTGTCGCGCTGATGACGCGCAACCAGCTGCCCGGCGGTGCCACCGTGCGGGCCTTCGGCGCCCCGGTCCACCAGGAGCCCGGCAACGACGGTCTCGGCTTCGGCCTGGGCGTCTCGGTGGTGGTCGACCCGTCCCGCACCCTGGCCCCGTCCAGCCTCGGTGCGTACGGCTGGACGGGCGCGGCCACGACCGCGTTCTGGGTGGACCCGGCCCACGAGCTGACGGTGCAGTTCATGACCCAGGTGCGCCCGAAGACACTGAAGGTGTTCCCGCAGCTGCGGCGGCTGGTGAGCGAGACCATGGTCGGGTGA
- a CDS encoding NAD(P)-dependent oxidoreductase, whose protein sequence is MNVGFIGLGVMGRPMALRLASAGTPLVVWNRTPERTAPLRAAGAEVAADAGEVFARADVVLLMLADEAAVDTVLARGTPAFTARVAGHTVVHMGTTSPEYSHALEHDVGAAGGHYVEAPVSGSRVPAEEGRLVALLAGDAGTVAAVRPLLAPLCRETFACGPAPGALLMKLAVNLFLITLVTGLTEAYHFAERQGLDRRLFLDVLDVGPMASPVSRMKAPKLRERDFTVQAAALDVLKNNRLIAETARRAHLASPLLDACHALFEETVAQGYGGEDMVAVLRAIEARTAAGA, encoded by the coding sequence GTGAACGTCGGCTTCATCGGACTCGGAGTGATGGGCCGGCCCATGGCACTGCGCCTGGCCTCGGCCGGCACTCCCCTCGTGGTCTGGAACCGCACGCCGGAACGCACCGCACCCCTGCGAGCCGCCGGTGCCGAAGTCGCCGCGGACGCCGGCGAGGTGTTCGCGCGGGCGGACGTGGTGCTGCTGATGCTCGCCGACGAGGCCGCGGTCGACACCGTCCTCGCCCGCGGCACACCCGCCTTCACCGCCCGCGTCGCGGGACACACCGTGGTCCACATGGGCACGACGTCCCCCGAGTACTCCCACGCCCTGGAGCACGACGTCGGCGCCGCCGGCGGCCACTACGTCGAGGCACCCGTCTCCGGATCGCGGGTCCCGGCCGAGGAGGGCCGGCTGGTCGCGCTGCTCGCCGGCGACGCGGGCACCGTGGCCGCCGTACGCCCCCTGCTCGCACCCCTGTGCCGGGAGACCTTCGCCTGCGGACCCGCCCCCGGCGCCTTGCTGATGAAACTCGCCGTCAACCTGTTCCTGATCACCCTGGTCACCGGATTGACCGAGGCCTACCACTTCGCCGAGCGACAGGGCCTGGACCGCCGCCTGTTCCTCGACGTCCTCGACGTGGGCCCCATGGCCAGCCCGGTCTCCCGGATGAAGGCGCCGAAGCTGCGCGAGCGGGACTTCACGGTGCAGGCGGCCGCTCTGGACGTCCTGAAGAACAACCGCCTCATCGCGGAGACCGCCCGCAGGGCCCACCTGGCCTCGCCTCTCCTCGACGCGTGCCACGCGCTGTTCGAGGAGACCGTGGCGCAGGGGTACGGCGGCGAGGACATGGTCGCCGTACTACGGGCGATCGAGGCACGGACGGCCGCGGGAGCGTAA
- a CDS encoding shikimate dehydrogenase encodes MAKDSYLVGLVGAGIGPSLSPALHQREADRQGLRYLYRLLDLDVLGIAPHAAGELVRAARDLGFDGLNVTHPCKQLVLEHLDAIDPRAEALGAVNTVVFDAGGRAVGHNTDVTGFAASFARGLPDAPLERVVQLGAGGAGAAVAHAVLTLGAGRVTVVDALEGRAAALAESLVRHFGPGRAEAAPPDQLPVLLAQADGAGGLVHATPTGMAAHPGLPLPAELLRPGSWVAEVVYRPLETELVRLARERGCAVVPGGGMAVFQAADAFRLFTGLEPDSARMLADFEELAGAERSGSVAG; translated from the coding sequence GTGGCCAAGGACTCGTATCTCGTCGGGCTGGTCGGGGCCGGCATAGGTCCCTCGCTCAGCCCCGCCCTGCACCAGCGGGAGGCGGACCGGCAGGGCCTGCGCTACCTCTACCGGCTCCTCGACCTCGACGTCCTCGGCATCGCACCCCACGCGGCCGGCGAGCTGGTCCGGGCCGCCCGCGACCTCGGCTTCGACGGGCTGAACGTCACCCACCCCTGCAAGCAGCTCGTCCTCGAGCACCTGGACGCGATCGATCCGCGGGCCGAGGCGCTCGGCGCGGTCAACACCGTCGTCTTCGACGCGGGCGGCCGGGCCGTGGGGCACAACACCGACGTCACCGGCTTCGCCGCGTCCTTCGCCCGCGGCCTGCCGGACGCCCCGCTGGAGCGGGTCGTCCAGCTCGGCGCGGGCGGCGCGGGGGCCGCCGTGGCACACGCCGTGCTCACGCTGGGCGCCGGGCGGGTCACCGTGGTCGACGCGCTCGAGGGCCGGGCCGCCGCGCTCGCCGAGTCCCTCGTCCGGCACTTCGGCCCCGGCCGGGCCGAGGCCGCCCCGCCCGATCAGCTGCCCGTGCTGCTGGCGCAGGCGGACGGTGCGGGGGGCCTGGTGCACGCGACCCCCACGGGTATGGCCGCGCACCCCGGACTCCCCCTTCCCGCGGAGCTGCTGCGGCCCGGGTCATGGGTCGCGGAGGTCGTGTACCGGCCGCTGGAGACGGAGCTGGTGCGTCTGGCCCGGGAGCGCGGGTGCGCCGTTGTGCCCGGGGGCGGGATGGCCGTGTTCCAGGCCGCCGACGCCTTCCGGCTGTTCACGGGACTCGAGCCGGACAGCGCCCGGATGCTGGCCGACTTCGAGGAGCTGGCCGGGGCGGAGCGGTCGGGGAGCGTGGCCGGATGA
- a CDS encoding MFS transporter: MPVPAPAPDAPPGQPWKAATAAWIGSALEYYDFFVYGSAAALIFPKVFFDASDPATATLLSLATFGVAYAARPLGALVLGHVGDRLGRKKIMVFTLLLMGLSTFLIGCLPTRAQAGPLAPVLLVLCRVLQGISAAGEQAGASSMSLEHAPEHRRGFFTSFTLSGTQGGQLIATVVFVPVARLPEGQLLSWGWRVPFWLSVAVAVAGYVIRRRLPETPAFAKQAAGEGVVRLPLAVLLREHWADVLRVIAGALIASVSTIFTVWALAYATSDAVGMSRTSMLWAGALANLVALAAIPLWATLSDRIGRRPVFLIGAVGSAAAMAGYLWAISTGSYPLTLALGIVAFGVLYSAANGVWPAFYGEMFATRVRLSGVAIGTQTGFAVAGFAVTFAAEIAGPGGDDWAAVALFTAALCVPPAVAALTARETHTVPAELLGERTGRPPARTERVTA; the protein is encoded by the coding sequence GTGCCCGTCCCCGCACCCGCCCCCGACGCCCCTCCCGGCCAGCCCTGGAAGGCGGCGACGGCCGCCTGGATCGGCAGCGCGCTCGAGTACTACGACTTCTTCGTCTACGGCAGCGCCGCCGCACTGATCTTCCCGAAGGTGTTCTTCGACGCCTCCGACCCGGCCACCGCCACCCTGCTCTCGCTGGCCACCTTCGGCGTCGCCTACGCCGCCCGGCCGCTCGGCGCCCTGGTCCTCGGGCACGTCGGCGACCGGCTCGGCCGCAAGAAGATCATGGTGTTCACCCTGCTCCTGATGGGCCTGTCGACCTTCCTGATCGGCTGTCTGCCCACCCGCGCCCAGGCCGGTCCGCTCGCCCCCGTCCTGCTCGTGCTCTGCCGTGTCCTGCAGGGCATATCGGCGGCCGGCGAGCAGGCCGGCGCCAGTTCCATGAGCCTGGAACACGCGCCGGAACACCGGCGCGGGTTCTTCACCAGTTTCACGCTCAGCGGCACCCAGGGCGGCCAGCTCATCGCCACTGTCGTCTTCGTCCCGGTTGCCCGGCTGCCCGAGGGCCAACTGCTCTCCTGGGGCTGGCGGGTGCCGTTCTGGCTGAGCGTGGCGGTCGCCGTCGCGGGCTACGTCATCCGGCGCCGGCTGCCCGAGACCCCGGCCTTCGCGAAGCAGGCGGCCGGCGAGGGCGTGGTCCGGCTGCCGCTCGCGGTGCTGCTGCGCGAGCACTGGGCGGACGTCCTGCGGGTGATCGCGGGTGCGCTCATCGCCTCGGTCAGCACGATCTTCACGGTGTGGGCGCTGGCGTACGCCACCAGCGACGCGGTCGGCATGTCCCGTACGTCGATGCTGTGGGCGGGCGCCCTCGCCAACCTGGTGGCGCTGGCCGCGATCCCGCTGTGGGCGACGCTGTCGGACCGTATCGGGCGCCGCCCGGTGTTCCTGATCGGCGCGGTCGGCAGCGCGGCGGCGATGGCCGGCTATCTGTGGGCGATCTCCACCGGCTCCTACCCGCTGACCCTGGCCCTCGGCATCGTCGCCTTCGGTGTGCTCTACAGCGCCGCGAACGGCGTGTGGCCCGCGTTCTACGGCGAGATGTTCGCGACCCGGGTCCGGCTGTCCGGCGTGGCGATCGGCACCCAGACCGGCTTCGCGGTGGCCGGGTTCGCGGTCACCTTCGCCGCCGAGATCGCCGGCCCGGGCGGCGACGACTGGGCGGCGGTGGCCCTGTTCACGGCCGCGCTGTGCGTGCCGCCGGCCGTCGCCGCGCTCACGGCCCGCGAGACCCACACCGTCCCGGCGGAACTGCTCGGAGAGCGGACGGGCCGGCCTCCGGCGCGGACGGAGCGGGTCACCGCCTGA
- a CDS encoding TetR/AcrR family transcriptional regulator — MTESDSGLRERLVDAGVELLAAEGLPALTLREIARRAGVSHGAPRRYFPTHLELLSAIARRGFADLAGQVHGKPATADPRTRVAVLARTYLEFALDNPGMYELMFRHDLLESGHLGLRETSLPLFELLAGLVAEVRPQADARQAAGALWANLHGIAQLLRWRSLQLAVGDEDFAPLLDAALAAHLGAEDGR; from the coding sequence ATGACAGAGTCCGACAGCGGGTTGCGGGAGCGTCTGGTCGACGCGGGGGTGGAACTGCTGGCCGCCGAGGGGCTGCCGGCGCTGACCTTGCGGGAGATCGCCCGGCGTGCCGGGGTCTCGCACGGGGCGCCGCGCCGCTACTTCCCCACCCATCTGGAGCTGCTGTCCGCCATCGCGCGCCGGGGCTTCGCCGACCTGGCAGGGCAGGTGCACGGGAAGCCCGCTACCGCCGACCCCCGCACGCGGGTGGCCGTGCTGGCGCGGACGTATCTGGAGTTCGCGCTGGACAACCCCGGCATGTACGAGCTGATGTTCCGTCACGATCTCTTGGAGAGCGGGCACTTGGGGCTGCGGGAGACGAGTCTTCCGTTGTTCGAGCTGCTCGCCGGGCTGGTCGCCGAGGTGCGGCCGCAGGCCGATGCGCGACAGGCGGCGGGCGCACTGTGGGCGAACCTGCACGGGATCGCCCAGCTGTTGCGCTGGCGCAGTCTCCAACTGGCCGTCGGTGACGAGGACTTCGCTCCGCTGCTCGATGCGGCGCTGGCGGCGCATCTGGGCGCGGAGGACGGCCGGTGA
- a CDS encoding VOC family protein yields the protein MINGAHVVLYSQDPEADRAFLRGTLCWNYVDAGRGWLIFKAPPAEVACHPADGEPSHELMLMCDDLDATRRQLADRGAEFSRPVEEARWGRVTAVRLPGGGELALYEPRHPHP from the coding sequence GTGATCAACGGTGCACATGTGGTGCTCTACAGCCAGGATCCGGAGGCGGACCGGGCGTTCCTGCGCGGCACCCTCTGCTGGAACTACGTCGACGCCGGCCGCGGATGGCTCATCTTCAAGGCGCCGCCCGCCGAGGTGGCCTGCCACCCCGCCGACGGTGAACCCTCGCACGAGCTGATGCTCATGTGCGACGACCTGGATGCGACCCGGCGTCAACTCGCGGACCGGGGAGCGGAGTTCAGCCGTCCGGTGGAGGAGGCCCGTTGGGGCCGGGTGACCGCCGTCCGGCTGCCGGGCGGCGGCGAACTCGCGCTGTACGAGCCGCGCCATCCGCACCCATAG
- a CDS encoding TetR family transcriptional regulator, protein MTSAEEPLRPGGRTRDAARTRAEILDVATQEFARAGYDGARVDEIAARTRTTKRMIYYYFGGKEQLFTAVLERAYGVIREAEQQLDVEHLDPVAAIRRLAEVTLDHHEQHPDFIRLVSIENIHGAEHIAASGRLGRISSPALDVIRRILAAGQESGLFTADVDAVDLHAMISSFCFFRVANRHTFGALFGRDLADPGRREHYRTMLGDMVIAYLTAERAGG, encoded by the coding sequence ATGACCAGCGCCGAAGAACCCCTGCGCCCCGGCGGGCGGACGCGCGACGCCGCCCGCACCCGGGCCGAGATCCTCGACGTGGCCACCCAGGAGTTCGCGCGGGCCGGCTACGACGGCGCCCGGGTCGACGAGATAGCGGCCCGCACCCGCACCACCAAGCGGATGATCTACTACTACTTCGGCGGCAAGGAACAGCTGTTCACGGCCGTGCTGGAGCGGGCCTACGGCGTGATCCGCGAGGCCGAGCAGCAGCTCGACGTCGAGCACCTGGATCCGGTCGCGGCGATCCGGCGCCTGGCGGAGGTGACCCTCGACCACCACGAGCAGCACCCGGACTTCATCCGCCTGGTCAGCATCGAGAACATCCACGGCGCCGAGCACATCGCGGCCTCCGGGAGACTCGGGAGGATCAGCTCCCCGGCCCTGGACGTGATCCGCCGCATCCTCGCCGCCGGACAGGAGTCCGGGCTGTTCACGGCCGACGTGGACGCGGTCGACCTGCACGCGATGATCAGCTCGTTCTGCTTCTTCCGGGTCGCCAACCGGCACACCTTCGGCGCCCTGTTCGGCCGCGACCTCGCCGACCCCGGCCGGCGCGAGCACTACCGCACCATGCTCGGCGACATGGTGATCGCCTACCTGACGGCGGAACGGGCCGGCGGCTGA
- a CDS encoding TetR/AcrR family transcriptional regulator, with translation MGEAGARWGPRERMVFSAAQLIRRDGVAATGMREVAAHAGAPRGSLQHYFPGGKEQLVNEAVGWAGRYAGKRIQRFVASLDEPSPSALFAAMVAQWSDEYAAEGFAGGCPVAAVTVECAAAGGSAREAVAAAFTTWREPLAEALVGLGVPVVRAEALATLMISTLEGAIILARAEKDVRPLRTVVAELGPLLDAAVAPAA, from the coding sequence ATGGGTGAGGCAGGGGCACGGTGGGGCCCGCGGGAGCGGATGGTCTTCAGCGCGGCCCAGCTGATCCGGCGTGACGGGGTCGCCGCGACCGGTATGCGCGAGGTGGCCGCCCATGCCGGCGCACCGCGCGGCTCCCTCCAGCATTACTTCCCGGGCGGCAAGGAACAGCTGGTCAACGAGGCGGTCGGGTGGGCCGGACGGTACGCGGGCAAGCGGATCCAGCGCTTCGTCGCGAGCCTGGACGAGCCGAGCCCGAGCGCCCTGTTCGCGGCGATGGTCGCGCAGTGGAGCGACGAGTACGCGGCGGAGGGCTTCGCCGGGGGCTGCCCGGTGGCCGCCGTCACGGTCGAGTGCGCGGCGGCGGGCGGCTCGGCCCGCGAGGCGGTGGCCGCGGCGTTCACCACCTGGCGGGAGCCGCTCGCCGAGGCCCTCGTAGGCCTGGGGGTCCCCGTGGTCCGCGCCGAGGCCCTGGCCACGCTGATGATCAGCACCCTGGAGGGCGCGATCATCCTGGCGCGCGCCGAGAAGGACGTACGGCCGCTGCGGACGGTCGTGGCGGAACTCGGCCCCCTGCTCGACGCGGCGGTGGCCCCGGCCGCATGA
- the ribA gene encoding GTP cyclohydrolase II: MTENNGVNIGVVGTKSARRSGTERVVNAPLPTVYGKFQAIGYLDHDRGDEQVALVYGEIGTENVLTRLHSECLTGDAFGSRHCECGDQLASALRAVVAEGSGIVVYLRGHEGRGIGLLAKLRAMALQAEGLDTVEANLALGLPVDARDYRVAAEILRDLGVRSVRLMSNNPRKREALVRHGVQVAERVPLLIEPCESNITYLRTKRERLDHILPHLDAVAHGS; encoded by the coding sequence ATGACAGAAAACAACGGCGTCAACATCGGCGTAGTGGGCACGAAGTCCGCGCGGCGATCGGGCACGGAACGCGTCGTGAATGCACCGCTGCCCACCGTGTACGGAAAATTCCAGGCGATCGGCTACCTGGACCACGACCGCGGCGACGAGCAAGTCGCGCTGGTGTACGGCGAGATCGGCACCGAGAACGTACTGACCCGGCTGCACTCCGAATGCCTGACCGGGGACGCGTTCGGCTCCCGGCACTGCGAGTGCGGCGACCAGCTGGCATCCGCGCTGCGCGCCGTCGTCGCCGAAGGAAGCGGCATCGTCGTGTACTTGAGGGGCCACGAGGGACGCGGCATCGGCCTGCTCGCCAAGCTGCGCGCGATGGCCCTGCAGGCGGAGGGCCTGGACACCGTGGAGGCGAACCTCGCCCTCGGCCTGCCCGTCGACGCCCGCGACTACCGGGTCGCCGCCGAGATCCTGCGCGACCTCGGCGTGCGCTCGGTACGGCTGATGTCCAACAACCCGCGCAAACGGGAGGCGCTCGTCCGGCACGGCGTCCAGGTCGCCGAGCGGGTGCCGCTGCTCATCGAGCCGTGCGAGAGCAACATCACCTATCTGCGCACCAAGCGCGAGCGGCTGGATCACATCCTGCCCCACCTGGACGCCGTCGCCCACGGCTCCTGA
- a CDS encoding creatininase family protein, translating to MSGSGARAAAHGVMPADTTEDVRARGAGVMAQVAVLPVGSFEQHGPFLPLATDTLVACAVAREIAAAYPVHLLPPVTVSCSHEHAGWPGTVSISAVTLHAVVRDIAASLHRGGVDALVVVNGHGGNYVLGNVVQEASARGERMGLFPAAEDWEAARERAGVRTSLLTDMHAGEIETSILLHAHPEFVRPGYESADFTADDRRHLLTVGMSGYTESGVIGRPSLGSAEKGKELLSGLVESFSAVFALLTGSDGAGDVRG from the coding sequence ATGAGTGGTTCGGGCGCGCGTGCGGCGGCACACGGGGTGATGCCGGCGGACACCACGGAAGATGTGAGGGCGCGGGGGGCGGGCGTCATGGCGCAGGTCGCCGTCCTTCCCGTCGGCAGCTTCGAACAGCACGGGCCCTTCCTTCCGCTGGCGACGGACACTCTGGTCGCCTGCGCCGTGGCGCGTGAGATCGCCGCCGCCTACCCGGTGCACCTCCTTCCTCCGGTGACGGTCTCCTGCTCGCACGAGCACGCCGGCTGGCCGGGGACCGTCAGCATCTCCGCCGTGACCCTCCATGCGGTGGTCCGGGACATCGCGGCGTCGCTGCACCGCGGCGGGGTCGATGCGCTCGTGGTGGTCAACGGGCACGGCGGCAACTACGTTCTGGGCAACGTCGTCCAGGAGGCGTCCGCGCGCGGTGAGCGAATGGGACTGTTCCCGGCCGCCGAGGACTGGGAGGCGGCGCGGGAGCGGGCGGGCGTGCGGACCTCGCTGCTCACCGACATGCATGCCGGGGAAATCGAGACCTCGATTCTTCTGCATGCTCATCCCGAATTCGTCCGCCCTGGTTACGAGTCCGCCGATTTCACCGCGGACGACCGTCGTCATCTGCTCACCGTGGGAATGTCCGGCTATACCGAATCGGGCGTCATCGGCCGTCCTTCCCTGGGGTCGGCGGAAAAAGGGAAGGAACTGCTGTCGGGCCTGGTGGAATCCTTCTCGGCGGTGTTCGCGCTGCTCACCGGGTCCGACGGCGCCGGGGACGTACGGGGATAG